One window of Xylocopa sonorina isolate GNS202 chromosome 9, iyXylSono1_principal, whole genome shotgun sequence genomic DNA carries:
- the Ube4b gene encoding ubiquitination factor E4B isoform X1 has translation MSELSQEEVRKRRMARLVGLDSISSAANSNHNNGPVSPNTPGPSKAFAEQIISPLKQQQFQNPEVPMEVEENSDKQCSSSSGVDVDSGIENMEVEESDRKELKPRSRTTSSSTEVTMEQIHTVISRVLCISWKESTEGCIFLPQTAACAPSTKLVDATEIINQALMEVLCMFMRDEDPLKDINVETSDREDSPNSQTSPLQSPVTTFCRCDICRKSSQPKSLIYLLDCYSRVAIEERNHPKKSSTPPLSDVLAVLRAQCVQYSSLVLQGLVGIFQSSTMYPLSMTPLLYPVLSQSLPRGYLHELVARTHTNSAVFHKIFTPLLQGLYLSMQQASLIRNTHRRPIEALEELIEIRCGPSSNIRPICRLIVHQIQFLPDIMTSAAGREITTTSLLGPFLSVSVFDEDQVNVAEKFFSGNPFVDKPIHLTLQQELESTRTSLHKIFHAILASTNCREAMLTYLATLLRYNEKRAQIQTEEFSLAGDGFMLNLLSVLQKLSVKIKLDTVDPLYPFHPACFVEIKNDTRLKLTCQEVADWLKHLQRTHKWVEPKFPTQCWFLTLHCHHIALLPALQKYQKKLRILREAQKMLDDLQATESQWKDSPFAGRNKELVERCKEHLKQLGKSKSCTDAGLIDPVLLRRCLHFYISVAEILLSLLTQTPPGNPIPELPLPQEVPQKFTALPEWYVEDIAEFILFTLQFSPRVIVNNMDNSLITWLLVVVCTPHCIRNPYLIAKIIEVLFVINPNVQGRTESLHDQVMAHPISKTLLASYLMKFYTDVETTGSSSEFYDKFSIRYHISLILKSMWESPVHRESIINESNNGKQFVKFINMLMNDTTFLLDESLESLKRIHEIQELMSDIKVWATLSREQQHSRMKQLAADERQARSYLTLAKETVAMFHYLTDDITEPFLRPELVGRLCAMLNFNLKQLCGPKCKNLKVRIPQKYGWEPRALLSQLVDIYLHLDCEIFAAALATDERSFCKELFTDAANRLERSVIKSTIEIERFIALAERAADIARDNRARDEDYGDAPEEFRDPLMDTLMEEPVKLPSGIVMDKAVIIRHLLNSATDPFSRQPLSEDMLMPMPDLKERISMWKQQKKKSTNI, from the exons ATGAGCGAGTTAAGCCAAGAGGAA GTAAGGAAAAGACGCATGGCTCGATTGGTAGGCTTAGACAGCATCAGTTCGGCAGCCAATTCAAATCACAACAATGGCCCAGTTTCACCGAATACACCGGGTCCATCGAAAGCATTCGCGGAACAGATAATATCGCCGCTGAAACAGCAGCAATTCCAAAATCCCGAGGTACCAATGGAAGTGGAAGAAAATAGTGACAAACAATGTAGCAGCAGTTCTGGTGTAGACGTAGATTCAGGAATTGAAAATATGGAAGTCGAAGAGTCCGATAGAAAAGAGTTGAAGCCAAGATCACGT ACTACAAGTTCCAGTACAGAAGTGACTATGGAACAAATACATACAGTTATCTCGCGTGTACTATGCATATCATGGAAAGAATCTACAGAGGGTTGTATATTCTTACCGCAAACGGCGGCATGTGCACCATCGACGAAACTCGTTGATGCCACAGAGATTATTAATCAAGCTTTAATGGAAGTCTTGTGCATGTTTATGAGAGACGAAGATCCTCTAAAAGACATTAACGTAGAAACGTCAGATCGCGAGGATAGTCCTAATAGTCAAACGAGTCCGTTACAAAGTCCGGTTACGACATTTTGCCGTTGTGATATTTGCCGTAAGTCGTCGCAACCGAAAAGCCTGATCTATTTGCTAGATTGTTATTCAAGGGTTGCAATCGAAGAACGAAATCACCCAAAG AAATCGAGTACACCACCATTGTCCGATGTACTGGCTGTTCTAAGGGCACAGTGTGTTCAGTATTCCAGTCTTGTGCTGCAAGGCCTAGTCGGCATTTTTCAATCCTCGACCATGTACCCGTTGTCCATGACGCCACTTCTGTATCCAGTACTCTCGCAAAGCTTACCCCGAGGCTATTTACACGAGCTTGTCGCGAGAACGCACACGAATTCAGCAGTATTCCACAAAATTTTCACGCCACTGTTACAAGGCCTGTATCTTTCGATGCAGCAAGCCAGTCTGATCAGAAATACACATCGAAGGCCGATCGAGGCGTTAGAAGAGTTAATAGAGATCCGCTGCGGGCCGAGTAGTAACATACGACCAATTTGCCGTTTAATCGTTCATCAAATTCAATTTTTACCCGATATTATGACATCAGCAGCTGGCAGAGAAATTACGACGACGTCTCTTCTCGGACCTTTTCTATCGGTGTCAGTGTTCGACGAGGATCAAGTGAACGTGGCCGAAAAGTTCTTCAGTGGTAACCCGTTCGTCGACAAACCGATCCATTTAACGTTGCAACAAGAGCTAGAGAGTACCAGAACGTCGCTCCATAAGATATTTCATGCGATACTCGCGAGTACTAACTGCCGTGAAGCTATGTTAACATACTTGGCGACATTGTTACGTTACAACGAGAAACGTGCTCAAATACAGACGGAGGAATTCTCTCTAGCCGGCGACGGATTCATGTTGAACTTGTTATCAGTGTTACAAAAGCTTTCTGTGAAAATCAAATTGGACACGGTAGATCCATTGTATCCGTTTCACCCGGCGTGTTTCGTCGAGATAAAGAATGACACAAGGCTGAAGCTCACGTGCCAAGAAGTTGCTGATTGGTTGAAACATTTACAGAGGACACACAAGTGGGTCGAGCCAAAGTTTCCGACACAATGTTGGTTCCTTACTCTACATTGTCACCATATAGCGTTGTTACCGGCTTTACAGAAATACCAGAAAAAGCTGAGGATTTTACGCGAGGCGCAGAAAATGCTCGACGATCTACAAGCGACTGAATCACAATGGAAAGACAGTCCTTTCGCTGGTCGTAACAAAGAATTGGTAGAACGTTGCAAGGAACATCTGAAACAGCTTGGCAAATCGAAATCGTGCACTGACGCTGGATTAATCGATCCTGTCTTATTGAGAAGGTGCTTGCACTTTTACATTTCCGTCGCTGAGATTTTGCTAAGTCTACTGACACAAACTCCGCCGGGAAATCCTATTCCTGAACTGCCTTTGCCTCAAGAGGTTCCGCAAAAGTTTACAGCACTACCAGAATGGTATGTCGAAGATATTGCagaatttatattatttaccCTTCA ATTCAGTCCTAGGGTAATAGTAAACAATATGGATAATTCTCTCATCACATGGTTACTTGTTGTAGTTTGTACTCCGCATTGTATACGAAATCCATATTTAATAGCAAAAATTATTGAAGTACTATTCGTAATAAATCCGAATGTTCAG GGACGAACTGAATCACTTCACGATCAAGTAATGGCACACCCTATCTCTAAAACGCTACTGGCATCGTATCTAATGAAATTCTACACAGACGTCGAAACGACCGGCTCCAGTTCAGAATTTTACGACAAATTTTCGATTCGTTATCATATCAGCTTAATATTAAAATCGATGTGGGAAAGTCCGGTTCATCGGGAGTCGATCATAAATGAAAGCAATAACGGGAAGCAATTTGTCAAGTTTATCAATATGCTAATGAACGACACCACATTTCTACTCGACGAGAGTTTAGAATCATTGAAGCGTATCCATGAGATCCAAGAGTTGATGTCCGATATTAAAGTGTGGGCGACGTTGTCCCGTGAACAGCAACACTCGCGGATGAAGCAATTGGCTGCGGACGAAAGACAAGCCAGATCGTATCTCACTCTGGCTAAAGAGACTGTTGCCATGTTTCACTATCTAACAGACGATATCACTGAACCATTTCTACGGCCGGAGTTAGTCGGGAGATTGTGTGCCATgttaaattttaatttaaaacaatTATGCGGACCTAAATGTAAAAACCTAAAAGTACGGATACCACAGAAATATGGATGGGAGCCGAGAGCTTTACTTAGTCAATTGGTCGACATATATTTGCACCTCGATTGCGAGATCTTTGCCGCTGCTTTGGCTACCGACGAA CGTTCATTCTGTAAGGAACTATTTACCGATGCCGCAAACAGGCTAGAAAGATCAGTAATCAAATCTACCATAGAAATTGAAAGATTTATAGCGCTAGCGGAACGTGCCGCAGATATTGCCAGGGATAATCGTGCGCGTGACGAAGATTACGGCGATGCACCGGAGGAATTTCGAGACCCGCTTATGGATACACTTATGGAAGAACCTGTTAAACTTCCATCTGGTATTGTTATGGATAAAGCAGTTATTATTAGACACCTTCTTAATAGTGCAACAGATCCTTTCAGTCGACAACCTCTTAGCGAAGATATGCTTATGCCAA TGCCCGACTTGAAAGAAAGAATATCAATGTGGAAACAACAAAAGAAAAAATCGACGAACATATAA
- the Ube4b gene encoding ubiquitination factor E4B isoform X2, which yields MARLVGLDSISSAANSNHNNGPVSPNTPGPSKAFAEQIISPLKQQQFQNPEVPMEVEENSDKQCSSSSGVDVDSGIENMEVEESDRKELKPRSRTTSSSTEVTMEQIHTVISRVLCISWKESTEGCIFLPQTAACAPSTKLVDATEIINQALMEVLCMFMRDEDPLKDINVETSDREDSPNSQTSPLQSPVTTFCRCDICRKSSQPKSLIYLLDCYSRVAIEERNHPKKSSTPPLSDVLAVLRAQCVQYSSLVLQGLVGIFQSSTMYPLSMTPLLYPVLSQSLPRGYLHELVARTHTNSAVFHKIFTPLLQGLYLSMQQASLIRNTHRRPIEALEELIEIRCGPSSNIRPICRLIVHQIQFLPDIMTSAAGREITTTSLLGPFLSVSVFDEDQVNVAEKFFSGNPFVDKPIHLTLQQELESTRTSLHKIFHAILASTNCREAMLTYLATLLRYNEKRAQIQTEEFSLAGDGFMLNLLSVLQKLSVKIKLDTVDPLYPFHPACFVEIKNDTRLKLTCQEVADWLKHLQRTHKWVEPKFPTQCWFLTLHCHHIALLPALQKYQKKLRILREAQKMLDDLQATESQWKDSPFAGRNKELVERCKEHLKQLGKSKSCTDAGLIDPVLLRRCLHFYISVAEILLSLLTQTPPGNPIPELPLPQEVPQKFTALPEWYVEDIAEFILFTLQFSPRVIVNNMDNSLITWLLVVVCTPHCIRNPYLIAKIIEVLFVINPNVQGRTESLHDQVMAHPISKTLLASYLMKFYTDVETTGSSSEFYDKFSIRYHISLILKSMWESPVHRESIINESNNGKQFVKFINMLMNDTTFLLDESLESLKRIHEIQELMSDIKVWATLSREQQHSRMKQLAADERQARSYLTLAKETVAMFHYLTDDITEPFLRPELVGRLCAMLNFNLKQLCGPKCKNLKVRIPQKYGWEPRALLSQLVDIYLHLDCEIFAAALATDERSFCKELFTDAANRLERSVIKSTIEIERFIALAERAADIARDNRARDEDYGDAPEEFRDPLMDTLMEEPVKLPSGIVMDKAVIIRHLLNSATDPFSRQPLSEDMLMPMPDLKERISMWKQQKKKSTNI from the exons ATGGCTCGATTGGTAGGCTTAGACAGCATCAGTTCGGCAGCCAATTCAAATCACAACAATGGCCCAGTTTCACCGAATACACCGGGTCCATCGAAAGCATTCGCGGAACAGATAATATCGCCGCTGAAACAGCAGCAATTCCAAAATCCCGAGGTACCAATGGAAGTGGAAGAAAATAGTGACAAACAATGTAGCAGCAGTTCTGGTGTAGACGTAGATTCAGGAATTGAAAATATGGAAGTCGAAGAGTCCGATAGAAAAGAGTTGAAGCCAAGATCACGT ACTACAAGTTCCAGTACAGAAGTGACTATGGAACAAATACATACAGTTATCTCGCGTGTACTATGCATATCATGGAAAGAATCTACAGAGGGTTGTATATTCTTACCGCAAACGGCGGCATGTGCACCATCGACGAAACTCGTTGATGCCACAGAGATTATTAATCAAGCTTTAATGGAAGTCTTGTGCATGTTTATGAGAGACGAAGATCCTCTAAAAGACATTAACGTAGAAACGTCAGATCGCGAGGATAGTCCTAATAGTCAAACGAGTCCGTTACAAAGTCCGGTTACGACATTTTGCCGTTGTGATATTTGCCGTAAGTCGTCGCAACCGAAAAGCCTGATCTATTTGCTAGATTGTTATTCAAGGGTTGCAATCGAAGAACGAAATCACCCAAAG AAATCGAGTACACCACCATTGTCCGATGTACTGGCTGTTCTAAGGGCACAGTGTGTTCAGTATTCCAGTCTTGTGCTGCAAGGCCTAGTCGGCATTTTTCAATCCTCGACCATGTACCCGTTGTCCATGACGCCACTTCTGTATCCAGTACTCTCGCAAAGCTTACCCCGAGGCTATTTACACGAGCTTGTCGCGAGAACGCACACGAATTCAGCAGTATTCCACAAAATTTTCACGCCACTGTTACAAGGCCTGTATCTTTCGATGCAGCAAGCCAGTCTGATCAGAAATACACATCGAAGGCCGATCGAGGCGTTAGAAGAGTTAATAGAGATCCGCTGCGGGCCGAGTAGTAACATACGACCAATTTGCCGTTTAATCGTTCATCAAATTCAATTTTTACCCGATATTATGACATCAGCAGCTGGCAGAGAAATTACGACGACGTCTCTTCTCGGACCTTTTCTATCGGTGTCAGTGTTCGACGAGGATCAAGTGAACGTGGCCGAAAAGTTCTTCAGTGGTAACCCGTTCGTCGACAAACCGATCCATTTAACGTTGCAACAAGAGCTAGAGAGTACCAGAACGTCGCTCCATAAGATATTTCATGCGATACTCGCGAGTACTAACTGCCGTGAAGCTATGTTAACATACTTGGCGACATTGTTACGTTACAACGAGAAACGTGCTCAAATACAGACGGAGGAATTCTCTCTAGCCGGCGACGGATTCATGTTGAACTTGTTATCAGTGTTACAAAAGCTTTCTGTGAAAATCAAATTGGACACGGTAGATCCATTGTATCCGTTTCACCCGGCGTGTTTCGTCGAGATAAAGAATGACACAAGGCTGAAGCTCACGTGCCAAGAAGTTGCTGATTGGTTGAAACATTTACAGAGGACACACAAGTGGGTCGAGCCAAAGTTTCCGACACAATGTTGGTTCCTTACTCTACATTGTCACCATATAGCGTTGTTACCGGCTTTACAGAAATACCAGAAAAAGCTGAGGATTTTACGCGAGGCGCAGAAAATGCTCGACGATCTACAAGCGACTGAATCACAATGGAAAGACAGTCCTTTCGCTGGTCGTAACAAAGAATTGGTAGAACGTTGCAAGGAACATCTGAAACAGCTTGGCAAATCGAAATCGTGCACTGACGCTGGATTAATCGATCCTGTCTTATTGAGAAGGTGCTTGCACTTTTACATTTCCGTCGCTGAGATTTTGCTAAGTCTACTGACACAAACTCCGCCGGGAAATCCTATTCCTGAACTGCCTTTGCCTCAAGAGGTTCCGCAAAAGTTTACAGCACTACCAGAATGGTATGTCGAAGATATTGCagaatttatattatttaccCTTCA ATTCAGTCCTAGGGTAATAGTAAACAATATGGATAATTCTCTCATCACATGGTTACTTGTTGTAGTTTGTACTCCGCATTGTATACGAAATCCATATTTAATAGCAAAAATTATTGAAGTACTATTCGTAATAAATCCGAATGTTCAG GGACGAACTGAATCACTTCACGATCAAGTAATGGCACACCCTATCTCTAAAACGCTACTGGCATCGTATCTAATGAAATTCTACACAGACGTCGAAACGACCGGCTCCAGTTCAGAATTTTACGACAAATTTTCGATTCGTTATCATATCAGCTTAATATTAAAATCGATGTGGGAAAGTCCGGTTCATCGGGAGTCGATCATAAATGAAAGCAATAACGGGAAGCAATTTGTCAAGTTTATCAATATGCTAATGAACGACACCACATTTCTACTCGACGAGAGTTTAGAATCATTGAAGCGTATCCATGAGATCCAAGAGTTGATGTCCGATATTAAAGTGTGGGCGACGTTGTCCCGTGAACAGCAACACTCGCGGATGAAGCAATTGGCTGCGGACGAAAGACAAGCCAGATCGTATCTCACTCTGGCTAAAGAGACTGTTGCCATGTTTCACTATCTAACAGACGATATCACTGAACCATTTCTACGGCCGGAGTTAGTCGGGAGATTGTGTGCCATgttaaattttaatttaaaacaatTATGCGGACCTAAATGTAAAAACCTAAAAGTACGGATACCACAGAAATATGGATGGGAGCCGAGAGCTTTACTTAGTCAATTGGTCGACATATATTTGCACCTCGATTGCGAGATCTTTGCCGCTGCTTTGGCTACCGACGAA CGTTCATTCTGTAAGGAACTATTTACCGATGCCGCAAACAGGCTAGAAAGATCAGTAATCAAATCTACCATAGAAATTGAAAGATTTATAGCGCTAGCGGAACGTGCCGCAGATATTGCCAGGGATAATCGTGCGCGTGACGAAGATTACGGCGATGCACCGGAGGAATTTCGAGACCCGCTTATGGATACACTTATGGAAGAACCTGTTAAACTTCCATCTGGTATTGTTATGGATAAAGCAGTTATTATTAGACACCTTCTTAATAGTGCAACAGATCCTTTCAGTCGACAACCTCTTAGCGAAGATATGCTTATGCCAA TGCCCGACTTGAAAGAAAGAATATCAATGTGGAAACAACAAAAGAAAAAATCGACGAACATATAA